One part of the Arcanobacterium phocisimile genome encodes these proteins:
- a CDS encoding Bax inhibitor-1/YccA family membrane protein codes for MSNPVMSRNPYFTGQTQRPNQFGQQAGMRPEMPAQPTPTAFDAQPTDGLMTYTDAMNKTALLLGVTVVTGIIAAFVVPTPSMPAVALIASLTALGLGFFAAFKPMVSPGLALGYAAIEGIALGTITAAFNIFYPGIAFQAILATLVIVGVTLGLHYSGAVRTTKRGRKFVYVVALGYLVFSLLNTVLIATGVLQGFGVRNGPFGVLIGAAMILVAAYMLIADFEQINEAIVRRAPAQFAWTAALGIVMTILWIYIEVLRLLAILADNR; via the coding sequence ATGAGCAACCCAGTAATGTCTCGTAACCCGTATTTCACGGGTCAGACTCAACGGCCAAACCAGTTTGGCCAGCAGGCTGGTATGCGGCCTGAGATGCCTGCACAGCCAACACCAACCGCTTTTGACGCACAGCCTACCGATGGACTCATGACATACACCGATGCCATGAACAAAACGGCCTTGTTGCTTGGCGTCACCGTTGTTACAGGCATCATTGCAGCCTTCGTCGTCCCAACACCGTCCATGCCCGCCGTGGCGTTGATTGCTTCACTTACTGCGTTGGGACTTGGTTTCTTCGCAGCTTTCAAACCGATGGTATCCCCAGGTTTAGCGCTCGGATATGCAGCTATTGAGGGAATCGCCCTAGGAACTATTACCGCAGCGTTCAATATCTTCTACCCAGGTATCGCATTCCAGGCTATTTTGGCTACCCTCGTCATCGTCGGTGTTACCCTCGGCTTGCACTACTCAGGTGCGGTCCGTACCACCAAGCGTGGTCGTAAATTCGTTTACGTTGTTGCACTTGGCTACCTTGTGTTCTCCCTACTCAACACTGTTTTGATAGCAACGGGTGTCCTTCAAGGTTTCGGCGTGCGTAACGGCCCATTCGGTGTACTTATTGGTGCAGCGATGATTCTTGTTGCTGCTTACATGCTCATCGCAGATTTTGAGCAGATCAATGAAGCAATTGTGCGTCGCGCTCCGGCCCAGTTCGCATGGACAGCGGCTCTGGGCATCGTCATGACCATTCTGTGGATCTACATCGAGGTGCTGCGTTTATTGGCGATTTTGGCTGATAATCGATAA
- a CDS encoding ABC transporter ATP-binding protein, with product MITVDHLSKNYGKVQAVRDLSFTVRDGAVTGFLGPNGSGKSTTLRCLLGLDNPTSGGATIDGQSYVSSPAPITKVGALLDGKAFNPKVTARRHLQIVATTHGLPSSQIDRVLETAGIASVAKKKVGGFSLGMSQRLGIATALLGDPEYLIFDEPVNGLDPDGVKWVRNLMRRLAEEGRTVLVSSHLMSEMALTADDVVIIGRGHLIDAGPIGKFTHSSSRTTVQVSGPETEAIGRALSNHGVEFTFEQPAQERPHGRFIVAGSTSEVIGHMLYQNNIELHELSEIHSSLEDVFMELTDSAVDYRMGNEDGGAQ from the coding sequence ATGATAACTGTCGATCATTTGTCGAAGAATTATGGCAAAGTCCAGGCAGTTCGCGATCTTTCATTTACCGTACGTGATGGCGCAGTTACCGGCTTTCTTGGCCCTAATGGCTCCGGAAAATCTACCACCCTGCGATGTCTTCTCGGGTTAGATAACCCAACATCTGGTGGTGCCACTATTGATGGCCAATCTTATGTTTCCTCGCCGGCACCGATAACCAAAGTTGGCGCCTTGCTTGACGGTAAAGCATTCAACCCTAAAGTAACCGCTCGTCGCCATCTGCAGATCGTTGCTACCACGCATGGTCTTCCGTCGTCGCAGATCGATCGCGTTTTAGAAACTGCTGGTATTGCGTCGGTCGCGAAGAAAAAAGTCGGCGGATTTTCTCTCGGCATGAGCCAACGCCTCGGTATCGCCACGGCGCTTCTAGGCGATCCGGAATATCTTATTTTTGATGAGCCGGTAAACGGTTTGGATCCCGACGGCGTGAAGTGGGTTCGTAATCTGATGCGTCGATTAGCGGAAGAAGGTCGAACTGTTCTCGTGTCGTCTCACCTGATGTCCGAAATGGCGTTGACGGCGGACGACGTCGTCATCATCGGTCGTGGTCATTTGATCGATGCCGGACCAATCGGTAAGTTTACCCATTCGTCGTCGCGTACCACCGTTCAGGTAAGCGGCCCAGAAACCGAAGCTATTGGGCGAGCGTTGAGTAACCACGGTGTGGAGTTCACTTTTGAACAACCTGCACAAGAACGGCCACACGGTCGCTTCATTGTGGCTGGCTCTACTTCTGAAGTCATTGGCCATATGCTTTACCAGAACAATATCGAGCTCCATGAGCTATCTGAAATCCACTCTTCACTTGAAGATGTCTTTATGGAATTAACTGATTCAGCTGTCGATTACCGGATGGGTAACGAAGATGGAGGTGCACAGTGA
- a CDS encoding ABC transporter permease subunit, with protein MTATHYSSVYATGANNNTFGRSFASELLKLRHRTLSLNVIVFAILLIGAPSASAFFSRSEAEGFALSVQDAVGGFQLYLLLAIIIGTLAVTGEYASNTMRTTVLATPRRLVGLLAKVLAVALYTALATIAIITVAFLIIFIIAGGNSSLDGNDVLILVTLLGLNVLTAVMATGLGYILRSTAGGISMMIAFIFLLPLVTLIFAKFDTFRYYVPPNLPLVLMDTALQANQGMPVSDDMLVYPPLVAFLIFGGYTLIVTVLGYLRYEKSDV; from the coding sequence GTGACTGCCACACACTATTCATCGGTGTATGCAACTGGGGCGAATAACAACACGTTCGGACGCTCGTTTGCTAGCGAACTGTTGAAACTGCGTCATCGTACGTTGTCTCTCAACGTCATCGTTTTCGCTATATTGCTCATCGGTGCGCCATCGGCAAGCGCATTCTTCTCACGTTCCGAGGCTGAAGGCTTTGCGCTATCAGTTCAAGATGCCGTCGGTGGCTTCCAACTGTATTTGCTGCTGGCAATAATTATCGGCACTCTGGCGGTGACGGGCGAATACGCCTCAAATACCATGCGTACAACAGTCCTCGCCACACCACGTCGGCTTGTCGGTTTGCTGGCAAAAGTCCTCGCTGTCGCTCTCTACACCGCGCTAGCCACGATCGCTATCATCACGGTAGCGTTTTTGATTATTTTCATCATCGCTGGCGGAAACTCCAGCCTTGACGGGAACGACGTCCTGATCTTGGTTACACTGCTTGGACTCAACGTACTTACTGCCGTGATGGCAACCGGACTCGGCTATATTTTACGATCGACCGCTGGCGGAATCAGCATGATGATCGCATTCATCTTCCTGCTTCCGCTAGTGACGCTCATCTTCGCTAAGTTTGATACCTTCCGTTACTATGTTCCACCGAATCTGCCACTGGTACTCATGGATACAGCACTACAAGCAAATCAAGGCATGCCTGTCAGCGATGACATGCTGGTGTATCCACCACTAGTGGCATTCCTCATTTTCGGAGGCTATACCCTGATAGTTACTGTGCTCGGCTACCTACGCTACGAAAAATCAGACGTGTAA
- the nhaA gene encoding Na+/H+ antiporter NhaA yields MPHRQNPIARYRRALHNEATAGIVLIVGAILALIWANSPIRESYMTLSETVIGPHSLHLDLTMSEWAADGLLAIFFFIVGMELKHEFVAGSLRDVKQALVPILAAVFGMVGPVVVYVVIQALTGSTVYDGWAVPVATDIAFALAVLGVFGKGFPPAVRTFLMTLAVVDDLLGIIIIAIFFSNGLNFLYLFIALAIVAVFGVLVRRRITKWYILWPLGILTWYFMHMSGVHATIAGVLLGMTIPVITTRKEPQPLTQTLTEKLEFYSAGFILPIFAFFAAGVNVVDSGGFGSMLVDPVSMGIYLGLPLGKFLGIFGGVYFMIKVLRLKLGHGVDLPDIFAISWVAGIGFTVSLLIATLSFTEGNPHGPHARVAVLLGSLLALLIGAFFLHLRAGQHQRGIAPKGSLQVKSLTREKKNRNRSTKRKK; encoded by the coding sequence ATGCCACATCGCCAAAACCCGATCGCTCGATATCGGCGTGCACTACACAATGAAGCCACCGCAGGAATCGTCCTCATTGTTGGAGCAATTCTTGCACTTATCTGGGCTAACTCGCCTATCCGCGAATCCTACATGACGTTATCTGAAACTGTGATCGGGCCACATTCGCTCCACCTAGATCTCACCATGTCAGAATGGGCGGCAGATGGCCTCCTTGCCATCTTCTTCTTCATTGTTGGAATGGAGCTCAAGCACGAGTTCGTTGCTGGATCACTGCGTGACGTTAAACAAGCACTTGTGCCGATCCTTGCCGCAGTCTTCGGCATGGTTGGCCCAGTAGTTGTCTACGTCGTCATTCAAGCACTCACCGGATCGACCGTCTACGACGGCTGGGCAGTACCCGTCGCCACAGATATCGCTTTCGCGCTCGCTGTCTTAGGCGTCTTCGGTAAAGGCTTCCCACCGGCAGTGCGGACGTTCCTCATGACCCTCGCCGTCGTCGATGATCTTCTCGGCATTATCATTATTGCTATTTTCTTTTCCAACGGCCTGAACTTCCTCTATCTATTCATTGCGCTGGCCATCGTTGCAGTCTTTGGCGTGCTTGTGCGCCGTCGCATAACGAAATGGTACATTCTGTGGCCACTAGGCATCCTTACCTGGTATTTCATGCACATGTCTGGCGTTCACGCGACAATCGCTGGCGTTCTTCTTGGTATGACTATCCCAGTTATCACCACCCGAAAAGAGCCTCAGCCGCTGACACAAACCTTAACCGAGAAACTTGAATTCTATTCAGCTGGGTTTATTCTGCCAATCTTTGCCTTCTTTGCAGCTGGCGTCAACGTCGTCGATTCAGGCGGCTTTGGTAGCATGCTCGTTGATCCGGTATCCATGGGAATCTACCTCGGCCTCCCGCTCGGAAAATTCCTCGGCATTTTTGGTGGCGTGTACTTCATGATCAAAGTTCTACGCCTCAAACTCGGCCACGGCGTCGACCTTCCCGATATTTTCGCTATCTCCTGGGTTGCCGGTATCGGATTCACCGTCTCACTGCTGATCGCAACGTTAAGTTTCACTGAAGGAAATCCGCACGGCCCACATGCCCGTGTTGCGGTCCTTCTCGGTTCATTACTAGCACTGCTAATCGGTGCGTTCTTCTTGCACTTACGCGCTGGCCAACATCAACGAGGCATCGCACCGAAGGGCTCACTACAAGTGAAGTCCCTGACCCGCGAAAAGAAGAACCGCAACCGCTCAACGAAGCGCAAGAAGTAA
- a CDS encoding integrase core domain-containing protein, which translates to MGDSYDNALAENVNGCYKNELIHPRTWQDVLEVEIATFEWVSWWNKTRLHQALDYRTPLEVENDYWHTVNTTQKIQTPTRAQA; encoded by the coding sequence GTGGGTGATAGCTACGATAATGCTTTAGCTGAGAATGTCAATGGTTGTTATAAAAACGAGCTTATTCATCCTCGTACATGGCAAGACGTACTCGAAGTGGAAATCGCTACTTTTGAATGGGTAAGTTGGTGGAATAAGACACGGCTACATCAAGCACTCGACTACCGCACACCGCTCGAAGTTGAAAACGATTACTGGCACACCGTTAACACAACACAGAAAATACAAACACCAACCAGGGCACAAGCCTAG
- a CDS encoding DUF5979 domain-containing protein, whose translation MKKIAKFASLLLTLVLMFSSFTQVANADEYKYEGYMSSFGNVLKIKDGQTEVDGWCINLNKTFLKRWGAKNPLFKKLDPTADNLKRLVEDPKSNSAEELLTRVKQVIKYSENHRKELESLANTFKGRTGFEDHRAPEKEAYFLAVQGAIWSLTDYRKAGSNPTDSRTRYFPTETQKKIKDLVKQILQESVEISYFEYNTIHIGIYEAENPRNQNIITREKPTVNTFKVKKTVSGFTGEENKNKEYEFSYTCTDGQSGKLVLQAGEEKVADKFFPIGTSCTIKENADSAKVDGYTLLKPKEQTLTIGEDETAEFVFVNKYEREKGAFLVQKHVTGTENNAGKNKQFEFSYSCGGETGTIAVKGNGELAKVGDFPLGTSCSVKEVGNTDVPGYVLKIKAADTTVVLAKNKANVATFNNHYEKVEPEKATFQVKKLVTGVTTDAAKDKEFEFSYTCGDQVGAVKARGDGVPVSVGKEFPVGTSCTVKEVGNTDVPGYVLKIKAADTTVVLAKNKANVATFNNHYEKVEPEKATFQVKKLVTGVTTDAAKDKEFEFSYTCGDQVGAVKARGDGVPVSVGKEFPVGTSCTVKEVGNTDVPGYVLKIKAADTTVVLAKNKANVATFNNHYEKVEPEKATFQVKKLVTGVTTDAAKDKEFEFSYTCGDQVGAVKARGDGVPVSVGKEFPVGTSCTVKEVGNTDVPGYVLKIKAADTTVVLAKNKANVATFNNHYEKVEPEKATFQVKKLVTGVTTDAAKDKEFEFSYTCGDQVGAVKARGDGVPVSVGKEFPVGTSCTVKEVGNTDVPGYVLKIKAADTTVVLAKNKANVATFNNHYEKVEPEKATFQVKKLVTGVTTDAAKDKEFEFSYTCGDQVGAVKARGDGVPVSVGKEFPVGTSCTVKEVGNTKIAGFTLVKNPDPVTVEVTKSKLVEAAFVNDYKPEEIGVTFSKVIAGQGKELAGASLKIVEGEKADGKVVHEWTSEGQAKVFGLTAGVYTMVEDQAPLGFDKAESITFRVSFDKNGGKVEVKQGDEFVVAKDAKVVMEDKPSLTPEEPTPLAKTGLEIGGLGILAIAMVAIGCFFISRKKKA comes from the coding sequence ATGAAAAAAATTGCTAAATTTGCAAGCCTGTTATTGACACTTGTGTTGATGTTTAGCTCGTTTACTCAGGTGGCCAATGCTGATGAATATAAATATGAAGGCTATATGTCCTCATTTGGTAATGTGTTAAAAATTAAAGATGGTCAAACTGAAGTTGATGGTTGGTGTATTAACCTCAATAAAACTTTTTTGAAGAGATGGGGGGCAAAAAATCCACTGTTTAAAAAGTTAGATCCGACCGCAGATAATCTTAAAAGACTGGTAGAGGATCCTAAATCCAACAGCGCTGAAGAGCTCTTAACGCGCGTAAAGCAAGTTATAAAATATTCCGAAAACCATCGAAAAGAACTTGAAAGTCTTGCGAATACCTTCAAAGGTAGGACGGGGTTCGAAGACCACCGTGCACCGGAAAAAGAAGCGTATTTTTTGGCAGTGCAGGGTGCTATTTGGAGTTTGACAGATTATAGAAAAGCTGGCTCCAATCCTACAGATTCACGTACGCGTTATTTTCCGACTGAAACACAGAAAAAAATCAAGGATTTAGTGAAACAAATTCTGCAAGAATCAGTTGAAATCTCGTATTTTGAATATAACACGATTCATATTGGTATTTATGAAGCTGAAAACCCGAGAAATCAAAACATTATAACACGTGAAAAGCCAACAGTTAATACTTTTAAGGTGAAAAAAACTGTTTCCGGTTTTACAGGTGAAGAAAATAAGAATAAAGAATATGAGTTTAGCTACACGTGTACCGATGGGCAGTCTGGAAAACTAGTTCTCCAAGCAGGTGAAGAAAAGGTCGCGGACAAGTTTTTCCCTATTGGTACTTCTTGCACTATTAAAGAGAATGCGGACTCTGCGAAGGTTGACGGCTATACGCTGCTGAAGCCTAAAGAACAGACTTTGACCATTGGAGAGGATGAGACTGCAGAGTTTGTTTTTGTCAACAAGTATGAGCGGGAAAAAGGAGCCTTCCTAGTTCAAAAACATGTTACTGGAACTGAAAATAATGCTGGTAAAAACAAGCAGTTTGAGTTCTCGTATTCTTGTGGTGGTGAGACAGGAACGATAGCCGTTAAGGGTAACGGCGAGTTAGCTAAAGTAGGAGATTTTCCGCTAGGTACTTCGTGTAGTGTGAAAGAAGTTGGTAATACTGATGTTCCAGGTTATGTGCTGAAGATCAAAGCCGCTGATACGACGGTTGTTTTAGCTAAAAATAAGGCAAATGTAGCTACTTTTAACAACCACTATGAGAAGGTTGAGCCTGAGAAGGCTACTTTCCAGGTCAAGAAGTTGGTTACTGGTGTTACGACTGATGCTGCTAAGGATAAGGAATTTGAGTTTTCTTATACCTGTGGTGATCAGGTAGGCGCGGTGAAAGCCAGGGGAGATGGTGTTCCTGTTTCTGTGGGCAAGGAGTTCCCTGTTGGTACTTCGTGTACTGTGAAAGAAGTTGGTAATACTGATGTTCCAGGTTATGTGCTGAAGATCAAAGCCGCTGATACGACGGTTGTTTTAGCTAAAAATAAGGCAAATGTAGCTACTTTTAACAACCACTATGAGAAGGTTGAGCCTGAGAAGGCTACTTTCCAGGTCAAGAAGTTGGTTACTGGTGTTACGACTGATGCTGCTAAGGATAAGGAATTTGAGTTTTCTTATACCTGTGGTGATCAGGTAGGCGCGGTGAAAGCCAGGGGAGATGGTGTTCCTGTTTCTGTGGGCAAGGAGTTCCCTGTTGGTACTTCGTGTACTGTGAAAGAAGTTGGTAATACTGATGTTCCAGGTTATGTGCTGAAGATCAAAGCCGCTGATACGACGGTTGTTTTAGCTAAAAATAAGGCAAATGTAGCTACTTTTAACAACCACTATGAGAAGGTTGAGCCTGAGAAGGCTACTTTCCAGGTCAAGAAGTTGGTTACTGGTGTTACGACTGATGCTGCTAAGGATAAGGAATTTGAGTTTTCTTATACCTGTGGTGATCAGGTAGGCGCGGTGAAAGCCAGGGGAGATGGTGTTCCTGTTTCTGTGGGCAAGGAGTTCCCTGTTGGTACTTCGTGTACTGTGAAAGAAGTTGGTAATACTGATGTTCCAGGTTATGTGCTGAAGATCAAAGCCGCTGATACGACGGTTGTTTTAGCTAAAAATAAGGCAAATGTAGCTACTTTTAACAACCACTATGAGAAGGTTGAGCCTGAGAAGGCTACTTTCCAGGTCAAGAAGTTGGTTACTGGTGTTACGACTGATGCTGCTAAGGATAAGGAATTTGAGTTTTCTTATACCTGTGGTGATCAGGTAGGCGCGGTGAAAGCCAGGGGAGATGGTGTTCCTGTTTCTGTGGGCAAGGAGTTCCCTGTTGGTACTTCGTGTACTGTGAAAGAAGTTGGTAATACTGATGTTCCAGGTTATGTGCTGAAGATCAAAGCCGCTGATACGACGGTTGTTTTAGCTAAAAATAAGGCAAATGTAGCTACTTTTAACAACCACTATGAGAAGGTTGAGCCTGAGAAGGCTACTTTCCAGGTCAAGAAGTTGGTTACTGGTGTTACGACTGATGCTGCTAAGGATAAGGAATTTGAGTTTTCTTATACCTGTGGTGATCAGGTAGGCGCGGTGAAAGCCAGGGGAGATGGTGTTCCTGTTTCTGTGGGCAAGGAGTTCCCTGTTGGTACTTCGTGTACTGTGAAAGAAGTTGGTAATACGAAGATTGCTGGTTTTACTTTGGTTAAGAATCCTGATCCTGTCACGGTAGAGGTTACAAAGAGTAAGCTGGTTGAGGCAGCATTTGTCAATGACTATAAGCCTGAAGAAATTGGTGTGACGTTCTCGAAGGTTATTGCTGGTCAGGGTAAAGAGCTGGCTGGTGCGTCTTTGAAGATTGTTGAAGGCGAGAAAGCTGATGGCAAGGTTGTTCATGAGTGGACTTCTGAGGGCCAGGCTAAGGTGTTTGGTTTGACTGCTGGTGTTTACACCATGGTTGAGGATCAGGCTCCACTTGGTTTTGATAAGGCTGAGTCGATTACTTTCCGTGTGTCGTTCGATAAGAATGGTGGCAAGGTTGAGGTCAAGCAGGGTGACGAGTTTGTTGTTGCTAAGGACGCCAAGGTTGTCATGGAAGATAAACCATCCCTCACACCTGAAGAGCCTACGCCGCTAGCCAAGACCGGCCTAGAAATTGGTGGATTAGGAATTCTAGCAATTGCGATGGTCGCCATTGGTTGTTTCTTCATCAGCCGTAAAAAGAAAGCATGA
- a CDS encoding Ppx/GppA phosphatase family protein has translation MTKRVAGIDCGTNSIRLLIADVDENGKLTDIDRRLEIVRLGQGVDSTGQFDPQALERTLAVVDDYARRIRHHECESVVFAATSATRDAANRDIFIDGVRERLGVDVNVFSGDEEARTSFAGAISALIDPIEPMLAIDLGGGSTELVLGKRDGSVISAFSMDVGSVRMRERRLKSDPPTSEEIALARADIRYALDEAEYHVDLGQARAIVGLAGTVTSVAALALGLETYDSERIHGLSMSIAEIERATDWFINASGAERAAVPFLHPQRADVMGAGALVWQEVVRRIVQRCAEAEHQISAVTISEHDILDGLALKAARL, from the coding sequence ATGACGAAGCGAGTTGCTGGGATTGACTGCGGTACGAATTCGATTCGATTGCTGATCGCCGATGTTGATGAAAACGGCAAGCTAACTGATATTGATCGCAGGCTTGAGATAGTGCGGCTCGGCCAAGGAGTCGATAGTACGGGACAATTCGATCCCCAAGCGCTGGAACGCACGTTAGCTGTGGTGGATGACTATGCCCGACGTATCCGTCACCATGAATGCGAGTCGGTTGTTTTCGCGGCGACGTCAGCTACTCGCGACGCTGCGAATCGAGATATTTTCATCGACGGTGTGCGCGAACGGTTGGGTGTTGATGTCAATGTATTTTCCGGCGATGAAGAAGCACGCACGTCCTTTGCGGGTGCGATCTCAGCGCTTATTGATCCAATAGAGCCGATGCTTGCGATAGATTTAGGTGGCGGTTCAACCGAACTTGTTTTAGGTAAGCGCGACGGTAGTGTGATCAGTGCGTTTTCGATGGATGTAGGGTCAGTGCGGATGCGTGAACGAAGGCTAAAATCTGATCCTCCAACGAGTGAAGAAATCGCCTTGGCGCGTGCAGATATTCGCTACGCACTCGATGAGGCAGAATATCATGTGGATCTTGGCCAGGCTCGCGCAATCGTTGGTTTGGCAGGAACAGTAACATCTGTGGCTGCATTAGCCCTTGGCTTGGAGACATACGACTCTGAGCGTATCCATGGTTTATCGATGAGTATTGCCGAAATTGAGCGTGCTACTGATTGGTTTATCAACGCTTCTGGTGCGGAACGGGCAGCAGTCCCGTTCTTGCATCCACAACGCGCGGATGTGATGGGAGCTGGGGCACTAGTGTGGCAAGAAGTCGTGCGACGTATTGTGCAACGCTGTGCTGAAGCTGAGCATCAGATATCAGCGGTGACTATTTCCGAGCACGATATCCTTGACGGCTTAGCGCTAAAAGCGGCGCGCTTGTAA
- a CDS encoding DUF501 domain-containing protein, protein MTSVSIPLDVLQRVAVKATEIRPGDREILTEQLGRDPRGLVGIGARCVCGAPAVTITYPRLPDGSPFPTLFYLSYPWLVREISRIESSGDMVKYNERLANDPQYAQAHTRAHQSYVARRDILDEVPEIAGKSAGGMPDRVKCLHALAGYALAVGPGVCPAGDDALAQAGWDPNVCHCGSHDDAESDAWTTQG, encoded by the coding sequence ATGACCTCTGTTTCTATTCCACTCGACGTTCTACAACGAGTTGCAGTCAAGGCCACCGAAATCCGTCCCGGTGATCGAGAGATCCTTACTGAACAACTCGGTCGTGATCCGCGTGGACTCGTCGGTATCGGTGCTCGTTGTGTATGTGGTGCACCAGCGGTGACAATTACCTATCCACGGTTGCCTGATGGTTCACCATTCCCTACTTTGTTCTACCTGTCCTACCCGTGGCTAGTGCGCGAAATTTCGCGAATTGAAAGCTCCGGAGACATGGTTAAATATAACGAACGCCTAGCTAATGACCCGCAGTACGCGCAGGCACATACTCGAGCACACCAATCGTATGTTGCACGCCGCGACATCCTTGATGAAGTCCCAGAAATCGCTGGTAAGTCCGCTGGTGGAATGCCTGACCGCGTGAAGTGTTTACACGCGTTGGCTGGCTATGCGCTTGCGGTAGGCCCAGGGGTTTGCCCGGCTGGCGATGATGCTCTGGCACAGGCCGGATGGGATCCGAACGTGTGTCACTGTGGTTCACACGACGATGCCGAGTCAGACGCTTGGACAACCCAGGGGTGA
- a CDS encoding FtsB family cell division protein, producing MFALIGVLIIANPLTQYLAQQEEIRQAKSELAIAKERVETLEEEKALWSDPVFIQAQARERLGFVMPGQTLYIAKDPKQGDATTRLNKRTEEVNRLRREKTPFFVTGWDSLVIAGQVGERANPQNTPILNDSPEPEAPAPESPTTESTPPESTPTQDPQQEFQQ from the coding sequence ATGTTCGCCCTTATCGGAGTTCTTATCATAGCTAATCCGCTCACGCAGTATTTGGCGCAACAAGAAGAAATCCGTCAAGCAAAATCGGAACTTGCTATTGCGAAAGAACGAGTCGAAACTCTTGAAGAAGAAAAGGCGCTCTGGAGCGATCCGGTATTCATCCAGGCTCAAGCGCGCGAACGGCTCGGATTTGTTATGCCGGGGCAGACCTTATATATTGCTAAGGATCCCAAACAAGGCGATGCAACGACGCGGCTGAATAAGCGCACGGAAGAAGTGAACCGGCTTCGCCGGGAAAAAACACCGTTCTTCGTCACCGGTTGGGACTCCCTAGTTATCGCCGGGCAAGTTGGGGAACGCGCCAACCCGCAAAATACCCCGATTCTCAACGACTCTCCGGAGCCGGAAGCACCGGCACCGGAATCCCCAACAACTGAATCGACGCCGCCGGAATCGACGCCGACCCAAGACCCACAGCAAGAATTCCAGCAGTAA
- the eno gene encoding phosphopyruvate hydratase: MALIEAIAAREILDSRGNPTVEVEVLLDNGVFARAEVPSGASTGAFEAVERRDGDKSRYGGKGVADAVAAVSEVIEPEIIGLSASDQRYLDQALIDLDGTHNKGKIGANAILGVSLAVAKAAAESAGLPLYAYLGGPNAHVLPVPMMNILNGGSHADSNVDIQEFMIAPIGASTFKEALRWGAEVYHALKSVLKDRGLNTGLGDEGGFAPNLGSNAEALDLIVEAIKKVGLEPGKDVALALDVASTEFFEDGKYKFEGEMRDTEYMVKYYDELVAKYPIVSIEDPLSEDEWDAWKSLTEHVGDRVQLVGDDLFVTNPERLEKGIKLGAANALLVKVNQIGTLTETFEAVEAAHRAGYKSMTSHRSGETEDTTIADLAVATNSGQIKTGAPARGERVNKYNQLLRIEEELGDAAVYAGASAFPRFKA; this comes from the coding sequence GTGGCACTTATTGAGGCAATCGCCGCCCGTGAAATTCTTGATTCCCGTGGCAACCCAACCGTTGAGGTTGAGGTTCTTCTAGACAACGGTGTTTTCGCTCGCGCGGAAGTTCCATCCGGTGCATCAACCGGCGCATTCGAAGCTGTCGAGCGTCGTGACGGTGACAAGTCCCGCTACGGTGGCAAGGGCGTTGCTGACGCTGTTGCGGCAGTATCTGAAGTTATCGAGCCAGAAATCATTGGCCTTTCAGCTTCCGATCAGCGCTACCTCGATCAAGCTCTCATCGACCTTGACGGCACCCACAACAAGGGCAAGATCGGCGCAAACGCCATTCTCGGCGTTTCCCTCGCAGTTGCTAAGGCCGCTGCTGAGTCTGCCGGTTTGCCACTGTACGCATACCTCGGCGGACCAAACGCACACGTTCTCCCAGTTCCAATGATGAACATCCTCAACGGTGGATCCCACGCAGATTCCAACGTTGATATTCAGGAATTCATGATTGCGCCAATCGGCGCTTCCACCTTCAAGGAAGCTCTGCGCTGGGGTGCAGAAGTTTACCACGCACTCAAGTCCGTTCTTAAGGATCGCGGCTTGAACACCGGCCTGGGCGACGAAGGCGGTTTCGCGCCAAACCTCGGTTCGAACGCCGAAGCTCTCGATCTGATTGTTGAAGCAATCAAGAAGGTCGGCCTAGAGCCAGGCAAGGATGTTGCACTCGCACTCGACGTCGCTTCCACCGAATTCTTCGAAGATGGCAAGTACAAGTTCGAAGGCGAAATGCGCGACACTGAATACATGGTCAAGTACTATGATGAGCTCGTCGCCAAGTACCCAATCGTCTCCATCGAAGATCCACTCTCTGAAGATGAGTGGGATGCATGGAAGTCCCTCACCGAGCATGTTGGCGATCGCGTCCAGCTCGTTGGCGACGATCTCTTCGTCACCAACCCAGAGCGCCTTGAGAAGGGCATCAAGCTCGGTGCGGCTAACGCACTCCTCGTGAAGGTCAACCAAATTGGTACTCTCACCGAAACCTTCGAAGCTGTTGAAGCAGCACACCGCGCTGGTTACAAGTCAATGACTTCCCACCGTTCCGGTGAAACCGAAGACACCACCATTGCTGACCTCGCAGTTGCAACTAACTCCGGTCAGATCAAGACTGGTGCACCAGCTCGTGGCGAGCGCGTCAACAAGTACAACCAGTTGCTCCGCATTGAAGAAGAACTCGGCGATGCAGCAGTTTACGCTGGCGCTTCGGCATTCCCACGCTTCAAGGCATGA